The region GCTCAGCGACGGTCTCGATGAGCCGTGCAACCAGAAGGGTCGCCAGCTCTCGAACCCCGCCACGGCCCAGCGCCTCCACCAGCGCCAGGGGCTGCGTGAGCGCGGTCCACACTACCACGGCAGCGACGCTCGCCAGGACGATCGCTAGACAGCCCAGCAGTGCCACCAGCCGGCTCGGCTCGATGCGCGGCGTCGGTGTCGGATCGGGCTTGGCCATCGTCGGGAGCGTGCGAACCAGCACTCCGTTCATGGGGGCAGCATAGCCACCTGAATCCCTACCTGGACGCCCTTTCCGGTGAACGGCAGTAGCCCATCGGCGAACGGCGCAGGATCAGGCTTGCCTAGCCGTAGCTCGCCGGAGGCGAGCAAAGGCTGGATTCAGGAAGCAGCCGGCCATGAGAGCGACCGATTGATCCTACCCGGATAAATGTGCTACAGCGTGCGTCATGAAGAATGACAAGCGTGTTCGTAAGTCTCGCAGGACAAGCGGCTCGTACTCCTCCTCACGCAGCCGACCCGCTCGCGGCGTTCTCATGGCACGCGAGTCGTCCAGGACTGTAGGTGTGCGGCAGTTGCGGCAGAACCTGTCGGTGTATCTCGATCGCGTAAAGCTCGGGGAGGCGCTCACGGTAACCGAGCACGGGCAGGAAGTCGCCATTCTCCGGCCGATGCCGCCAGACGATGCGACTCCCCTCGAGCGGCTCGTGGCTGAAGGGCAGGCGAGGCCTCCGAGACGACCGCTTAGCGAAGTGTTGCCGCAGATTCACCATGTCAAGCTCGATCGACCGAGCGAAGAGATACT is a window of Luteitalea sp. DNA encoding:
- a CDS encoding type II toxin-antitoxin system prevent-host-death family antitoxin, whose product is MARESSRTVGVRQLRQNLSVYLDRVKLGEALTVTEHGQEVAILRPMPPDDATPLERLVAEGQARPPRRPLSEVLPQIHHVKLDRPSEEILDELREERLR